A window from Micromonospora profundi encodes these proteins:
- a CDS encoding sterol carrier family protein yields the protein MAAALSALDEGRTPERPVFREAVRSLLAVLAERAPGRSVEVRVPPYGAIQCVPGPRHTRGNPPNVVEMSPLTWLELASGRVGWDEAVAAGRVQVSGIRADLSAYLPL from the coding sequence ATAGCAGCGGCTTTGTCGGCGCTTGACGAGGGGCGTACGCCCGAACGGCCGGTGTTCCGGGAGGCGGTCCGGTCGTTGTTGGCCGTCCTCGCGGAGCGCGCCCCCGGCCGATCGGTGGAGGTGCGGGTTCCACCATACGGTGCGATCCAGTGTGTTCCTGGTCCTCGACACACCAGGGGAAACCCGCCGAACGTGGTCGAGATGTCCCCGCTGACCTGGTTGGAGTTGGCCAGCGGCCGGGTCGGGTGGGACGAGGCGGTCGCCGCCGGTCGTGTGCAGGTGAGCGGGATCCGGGCGGACCTCTCGGCGTATCTGCCCCTCTAG
- a CDS encoding carboxypeptidase regulatory-like domain-containing protein produces MSTHRRAWKQRAGVVVALVAGALLAVPATPAMAADVDVSPGSVSVNAGSDATITVRVTPGDNDDRARISLSGLPQGVSCASGCGDVNFPGLAKQPRSVLVRIAANENASDANATITVAVEAESGPDTATVALTVRGKAAPPTQQQPQTVKSVSGKVVVKANGDAVPNAIVILQDSAGHRYDTIADGSGNFRFTGSNDKPIAPGRIDVGASSNNINAVKSFTANAGQSITGQRISLEIKVEVTPSATPSPTVEATPTDEATEEGTEEEPSTEASPGAPANAANEDDGGGFGSYLIILLGGLLVAAGVGTIVLLWMKRKESGDDDDEPAAAGAAGAVPAARGGFRGADDQTRVVNRPGGPDPTMVGGAALSEAPTMMHRPVVDDVPPDPYGAPPQPYGAAGQQGWAGAGYGDEPATGGYGAGGYGNAPASGGGYGTAGTPDGGYGAADDGYGAAPGSGAGYGGAQVPGGYGNAPASGSGYGNAPASGAGYGNAPASGAGYGNAPASGGGYGTRDYTAPAGSAGYPPAPAGGERFDEPTGRYTGDSTQYPAPADPYSTGVYQPEQSQGYGQADAAPYGGGRSTEPTGGYGQQAGGYEQGGGYGQQAGGYDQGGYGQETPQQRGSYDDRGYEQGGYGQQAGGYEQGGGYGQQAGGYGQETPQQRGSYDQPGYDQPGYDQQGGRARPDSPPPTERGGRRLDWLDD; encoded by the coding sequence GTGTCAACACACCGACGTGCCTGGAAGCAGCGGGCCGGTGTGGTCGTAGCGCTGGTTGCCGGCGCTCTGCTCGCCGTCCCCGCAACACCAGCCATGGCCGCAGATGTCGATGTTTCCCCGGGTTCGGTCTCGGTAAACGCCGGCAGCGATGCCACGATCACCGTGCGAGTCACCCCGGGTGACAACGACGACAGGGCGCGGATCAGCCTCTCCGGTCTACCGCAGGGTGTCAGCTGCGCCAGCGGCTGCGGCGACGTCAACTTCCCTGGCCTGGCAAAGCAGCCGAGGTCGGTGCTGGTCAGGATCGCGGCCAACGAGAACGCCAGCGACGCCAACGCCACCATCACCGTGGCCGTCGAGGCCGAGTCCGGCCCGGACACCGCCACCGTCGCGCTGACCGTGCGGGGCAAGGCCGCGCCGCCTACTCAGCAGCAGCCGCAGACCGTGAAGTCGGTTTCCGGCAAGGTCGTCGTGAAGGCGAACGGCGACGCGGTGCCGAACGCGATCGTGATCCTCCAGGACAGCGCCGGCCACCGTTACGACACGATCGCCGACGGCAGCGGGAACTTCCGGTTCACCGGCAGCAACGACAAGCCGATCGCGCCTGGTCGGATCGACGTGGGTGCGTCGTCCAACAACATCAACGCGGTCAAGAGCTTCACCGCGAACGCAGGACAGTCGATCACCGGGCAGCGCATCAGCCTGGAGATCAAGGTCGAGGTGACACCGAGCGCCACCCCGTCTCCCACCGTCGAGGCCACCCCCACCGACGAGGCGACCGAGGAGGGCACCGAGGAGGAGCCGTCCACTGAAGCCAGCCCCGGTGCTCCGGCGAACGCCGCGAACGAGGATGACGGCGGTGGCTTCGGCTCGTACCTGATCATTCTGCTCGGTGGTCTGCTCGTTGCTGCCGGTGTCGGCACGATCGTGCTGCTCTGGATGAAGCGCAAGGAGAGCGGCGACGACGATGACGAGCCGGCGGCAGCCGGCGCGGCTGGCGCGGTGCCGGCGGCGCGGGGCGGCTTCCGCGGGGCGGACGACCAGACCCGGGTGGTCAACCGGCCTGGCGGGCCCGATCCGACGATGGTCGGCGGGGCTGCGCTGAGCGAGGCGCCGACGATGATGCACCGCCCGGTCGTCGACGACGTGCCACCGGACCCGTACGGCGCGCCTCCGCAGCCGTACGGTGCCGCTGGCCAGCAGGGTTGGGCCGGCGCCGGCTACGGCGACGAGCCCGCGACCGGGGGGTACGGCGCCGGCGGTTACGGCAACGCGCCGGCCTCGGGCGGCGGTTACGGCACGGCGGGTACCCCCGACGGCGGCTACGGCGCGGCGGACGACGGCTACGGTGCAGCGCCCGGATCCGGCGCAGGCTACGGCGGCGCACAGGTTCCGGGTGGCTACGGCAATGCGCCCGCCTCAGGTAGTGGCTACGGCAATGCCCCGGCCTCGGGTGCCGGTTACGGCAACGCGCCCGCCTCGGGTGCCGGCTATGGCAACGCGCCGGCCTCGGGTGGTGGCTACGGCACCCGCGACTACACCGCCCCGGCCGGTTCCGCCGGTTACCCACCGGCTCCCGCAGGTGGCGAGCGCTTCGACGAGCCGACCGGCCGGTACACGGGCGACAGCACCCAGTACCCGGCCCCGGCCGACCCGTACTCCACAGGCGTCTACCAGCCCGAGCAGAGCCAGGGCTACGGCCAAGCCGACGCTGCCCCGTACGGCGGTGGGCGGTCGACCGAGCCGACCGGCGGATACGGCCAGCAGGCCGGCGGGTACGAGCAGGGTGGCGGCTACGGTCAGCAGGCCGGCGGGTACGACCAGGGCGGCTACGGTCAGGAGACCCCGCAGCAGCGCGGCAGCTACGACGACCGAGGCTACGAGCAGGGCGGCTACGGCCAGCAGGCCGGTGGGTACGAGCAGGGTGGCGGCTACGGTCAGCAGGCCGGCGGCTACGGCCAGGAGACCCCGCAGCAGCGCGGCAGCTACGACCAGCCCGGCTACGACCAGCCCGGCTACGACCAGCAGGGCGGCCGCGCCCGGCCGGACAGCCCGCCCCCGACCGAGCGGGGCGGCCGTCGCCTCGACTGGCTGGACGACTGA